One genomic region from Podarcis raffonei isolate rPodRaf1 chromosome 16, rPodRaf1.pri, whole genome shotgun sequence encodes:
- the MSTO1 gene encoding protein misato homolog 1 isoform X2 yields MDLKGSLSSLKQEGCLYADAKTNTPLTWKGNLTTHQEDPSPANPFLPDLNRLEDNRPPNGGFAPRTLPGDRPPLRERQDETSKMPCSESRTCFWSDFLRTHLHPRSIVTIYQYNHDGDSSRLETFGQGEKLLQEGTYLEELEDRLHFYVEECDYLQGFQVLCDLHNGFSGVGAKVTELLQDEYAGKGVLTWGLTPVLNGAIPQRNFYRLMNTVLAMVHLSSHSSLFCPLSLYGSLGLRPAPPITLPYVHYEAALDYHTSAILATALDTVTVPYRLQTSAISMSHLAEALNFSGRKVAAAVAAVPFPVAQEQSLPDALCNQQPAMPWSPLSSCGEQRESHCFAQSVVLRGIGKEHQVSNSPPGTEPKSVLHMCETGQEVLARYLYTVSPRTLSTSHLLRGPCKLLAPYPQFFSPLLNKHGFLVEKPSSASAAVESIPVFGALQSLAILRKTLGSFYEELRQVDVRRWASFFSVGVEMDDFEEALEQLRTLSHCYKESGGSAADSEDEAD; encoded by the exons ATGGACCTCAAAG GGAGCCTGAGTTCTTTGAAGCAGGAGGGATGCCTGTATGCAGATGCAAAAACAAATACCCCTTTGACATG GAAGGGAAATCTGACGACGCACCAAGAAGACCCATCCCCTGCGAACCCTTTCCTGCCAGACCTCAACAGGCTGGAG GATAACAGACCACCCAATGGCGGTTTTGCTCCAAGGACCCTTCCTGGTG ACAGACCTCCGCTCCGTGAGAGGCAGGACGAGACTTCAAAGATGCCTTGCTCAGAGAGCAGGACATGCTTCTGGTCGGATTTCCTCCGCACACACCTGCACCCTCGTAGCATAGTAACCATCTACCAGTACAATCACGATGG gGATTCCAGCCGGCTGGAGACTTTTGGACAGGGGGAGAAGCTGCTACAAGAGGGCACATACCTTGAGGAGCTCGAAGATAGGCTCCACTTCTATGTGGAAGAGTGTGACTACCTGCAG GGATTCCAGGTTCTCTGTGACCTGCACAACGGATTTTCAGGGGTTGGGGCAAAGGTCACGGagctgcttcaggatgagtatgcAGGGAAGGGAGTCCTGACATGGGGGCTGACGCCAGTGCTTAACGGAGCC ATTCCACAAAGGAATTTTTACAGGCTCATGAACACAGTCTTGGCGATGGTCCATCTTTCCAGCCACAGTTCGCTCTTCTGCCCCTTGTCACTATACGGAAGCCTGGGGCTCAGACCAGCGCCCCCCATTACACTCCCATACGTGCACTATGAG GCAGCACTGGACTATCACACGAGTGCCATCCTCGCCACAGCCCTGGACACGGTCACTGTTCCCTACCGGCTCCAGACGTCAGCCATCTCCATGTCACATCTTGCTGAGGCCCTGAATTTCTCTGGGCGGAAG GTAGCAGCTGCAGTAGCAGCTGTACCATTTCCTGTGGCACAAGAGCAGTCCCTACCTGATGCTCTGTGCAACCAGCAGCCTGCCATGCCCTGGAGCCCACTGTCTTCCTGTGGCGAGCAAAGAGAGAGCCACTGCTTCGCTCAGTCTGTTGTGCTGAGAGGAATCGGCAAGGAGCACCAAGTCAG CAATTCCCCTCCAGGCACTGAGCCGAAGTCTGTCCTCCACATGTGTGAGACTGGACAGGAGGTGCTGGCCCGCTACTTGTACACCGTCTCCCCCAGAACCTTGAG CACATCACACTTACTTCGAGGCCCTTGCAAGCTGCTGGCTCCCTACCCCCAgttcttctctcctctcctcaacaAGCATGGATTCCTCGTGGAGAAACCTTCTAGCGCTTCAGCAG CTGTTGAAAGTATCCCTGTCTTCGGAGCCCTCCAGTCCTTGGCTATCCTGCGTAAAACCCTTGGCAGTTTCTACGAAGAGCTGCGCCAAGTTGACGTCCGGCGATGGGCAAGCTTTTTCTCGGTTGGAGTTGAAATGGATGACTTTGAGGAAGCTCTGGAGCAGCTGAGGACACTGTCTCACTGTTACAAAGAGAGCGGGGGCTCAGCAGCAGATTCGGAGGATGAGGCGGACTGA
- the MSTO1 gene encoding protein misato homolog 1 isoform X1 — protein sequence MSGAREVVTLQLGHYAGSVGAHWWGLQEASFCLDPATAQSDEGICHDVLFRAGRTLQGRETYTPRLILMDLKGSLSSLKQEGCLYADAKTNTPLTWKGNLTTHQEDPSPANPFLPDLNRLEDNRPPNGGFAPRTLPGDRPPLRERQDETSKMPCSESRTCFWSDFLRTHLHPRSIVTIYQYNHDGDSSRLETFGQGEKLLQEGTYLEELEDRLHFYVEECDYLQGFQVLCDLHNGFSGVGAKVTELLQDEYAGKGVLTWGLTPVLNGAIPQRNFYRLMNTVLAMVHLSSHSSLFCPLSLYGSLGLRPAPPITLPYVHYEAALDYHTSAILATALDTVTVPYRLQTSAISMSHLAEALNFSGRKVAAAVAAVPFPVAQEQSLPDALCNQQPAMPWSPLSSCGEQRESHCFAQSVVLRGIGKEHQVSNSPPGTEPKSVLHMCETGQEVLARYLYTVSPRTLSTSHLLRGPCKLLAPYPQFFSPLLNKHGFLVEKPSSASAAVESIPVFGALQSLAILRKTLGSFYEELRQVDVRRWASFFSVGVEMDDFEEALEQLRTLSHCYKESGGSAADSEDEAD from the exons ATGTCGGGGGCCCGCGAGGTGGTGACGCTCCAGTTGGGCCACTACGCGGGGAGCGTCGGAGCCCACTGGTGGGGGCTTCAG GAAGCTTCATTCTGCTTGGATCCTGCAACTGCACAATCAGATGAAGGGATTTGCCATGACGTCCTCTTCCGAGCGGGAAGAACTCTCCAGGGGCGAGAGACATACACACCCCGCCTCATCCTCATGGACCTCAAAG GGAGCCTGAGTTCTTTGAAGCAGGAGGGATGCCTGTATGCAGATGCAAAAACAAATACCCCTTTGACATG GAAGGGAAATCTGACGACGCACCAAGAAGACCCATCCCCTGCGAACCCTTTCCTGCCAGACCTCAACAGGCTGGAG GATAACAGACCACCCAATGGCGGTTTTGCTCCAAGGACCCTTCCTGGTG ACAGACCTCCGCTCCGTGAGAGGCAGGACGAGACTTCAAAGATGCCTTGCTCAGAGAGCAGGACATGCTTCTGGTCGGATTTCCTCCGCACACACCTGCACCCTCGTAGCATAGTAACCATCTACCAGTACAATCACGATGG gGATTCCAGCCGGCTGGAGACTTTTGGACAGGGGGAGAAGCTGCTACAAGAGGGCACATACCTTGAGGAGCTCGAAGATAGGCTCCACTTCTATGTGGAAGAGTGTGACTACCTGCAG GGATTCCAGGTTCTCTGTGACCTGCACAACGGATTTTCAGGGGTTGGGGCAAAGGTCACGGagctgcttcaggatgagtatgcAGGGAAGGGAGTCCTGACATGGGGGCTGACGCCAGTGCTTAACGGAGCC ATTCCACAAAGGAATTTTTACAGGCTCATGAACACAGTCTTGGCGATGGTCCATCTTTCCAGCCACAGTTCGCTCTTCTGCCCCTTGTCACTATACGGAAGCCTGGGGCTCAGACCAGCGCCCCCCATTACACTCCCATACGTGCACTATGAG GCAGCACTGGACTATCACACGAGTGCCATCCTCGCCACAGCCCTGGACACGGTCACTGTTCCCTACCGGCTCCAGACGTCAGCCATCTCCATGTCACATCTTGCTGAGGCCCTGAATTTCTCTGGGCGGAAG GTAGCAGCTGCAGTAGCAGCTGTACCATTTCCTGTGGCACAAGAGCAGTCCCTACCTGATGCTCTGTGCAACCAGCAGCCTGCCATGCCCTGGAGCCCACTGTCTTCCTGTGGCGAGCAAAGAGAGAGCCACTGCTTCGCTCAGTCTGTTGTGCTGAGAGGAATCGGCAAGGAGCACCAAGTCAG CAATTCCCCTCCAGGCACTGAGCCGAAGTCTGTCCTCCACATGTGTGAGACTGGACAGGAGGTGCTGGCCCGCTACTTGTACACCGTCTCCCCCAGAACCTTGAG CACATCACACTTACTTCGAGGCCCTTGCAAGCTGCTGGCTCCCTACCCCCAgttcttctctcctctcctcaacaAGCATGGATTCCTCGTGGAGAAACCTTCTAGCGCTTCAGCAG CTGTTGAAAGTATCCCTGTCTTCGGAGCCCTCCAGTCCTTGGCTATCCTGCGTAAAACCCTTGGCAGTTTCTACGAAGAGCTGCGCCAAGTTGACGTCCGGCGATGGGCAAGCTTTTTCTCGGTTGGAGTTGAAATGGATGACTTTGAGGAAGCTCTGGAGCAGCTGAGGACACTGTCTCACTGTTACAAAGAGAGCGGGGGCTCAGCAGCAGATTCGGAGGATGAGGCGGACTGA
- the DAP3 gene encoding 28S ribosomal protein S29, mitochondrial isoform X2: MLRNLRRLVCRGYKANHAEEHTGQYYTLPLQEVKKVFPHGLPARFKLQMKTFGEACFMVREPALELLSCLKRTNFAHPAIRYVIYGEKTTGKTMALCHAIHYCARQDWLILHIPDAHLWVKNCKELLPSSYNKDRLDQPLEATTWLKNFKITNERLLKEIKTQQKYMWGKRDSTEEGRPLIEVVEQGLTRVKNSSDVVGVVFKELKQQCPEGSFRLLVAVDGVNALWGSTTLKKQDKSNVSPEELTLVHNLKKMVTNDWTGGAIVTTLSQTGALFQPRKAYRPQELLGKEGFDVLDPFIPIHVLNYNDREFESCYQYYLERKWLQHEKASTDEGRKELRFLSGQNPGLLDQISSFL; the protein is encoded by the exons GCCAATCACGCGGAAGAGCACACGGGACAATATTACACGCTCCCCCTCCAGGAGGTGAAGAAGGTGTTTCCTCACGGACTCCCAgcacgcttcaagttacag ATGAAAACCTTTGGCGAGGCCTGTTTCATGGTGAGGGAACCTGCTCTCGAACTCCTCAGCTGCTTAAAACGAACCAACTTTGCTCATCCAGCCATTCGATATGTCATCT ACGGCGAAAAGACCACGGGGAAGACCATGGCCCTCTGCCACGCCATCCATTACTGTGCAAGGCAGGACTGGCTCATCCTGCACATTCCAGACG CTCACCTCTGGGTAAAGAATTGTAAAGAACTGCTGCCCTCTTCCTATAACAAGGACCGCCTTGACCAGCCTCTGGAAGCCACGACTTGGCTGAAGAATTTCAAAATCACCAATGAGCGCTTATTGAAAGAG ATCAAAACGCAGCAGAAGTATATGTGGGGCAAACGAGACAGCACTGAGGAAGGCCGGCCCCTAATAGAAGTGGTGGAGCAG GGTTTAACTCGGGTGAAAAACTCCAGTGACGTAGTAGGGGTGGTCTTCAAAGAGCTGAAGCAGCAATGCCCAGAGGGGTCCTTCAGGCTGCTAGTGGCGGTGGATGGGGTCAACGCCCTTTGGGGAAGCACAACGCTGAAGAAACAAGACAAGAGCAAT GTCTCCCCAGAGGAGCTGACGCTGGTCCACAACCTGAAGAAGATGGTGACTAATGactgg acTGGTGGAGCCATCGTGACAACCCTCAGCCAGACAGGCGCTCTGTTCCAACCCCGCAAAGCTTACAGGCCCCAAGAATTGCTAGGAAAG GAGGGTTTTGATGTCCTGGACCCCTTCATCCCCATCCATGTTCTCAACTACAATGACCGAGAGtttgagagctgctaccagtACTACCTGGAGCGCAAGTGGCTTCAGCATGAAAAAG CCAGCACAGATGAAGGCCGCAAGGAGCTTCGCTTTCTCAGTGGGCAGAACCCTGGACTACTTGACCAAATCAGCTCCTTCTTGTGA